One genomic window of Ziziphus jujuba cultivar Dongzao chromosome 4, ASM3175591v1 includes the following:
- the LOC132803514 gene encoding putative disease resistance RPP13-like protein 1, whose product MALELVGGACLSASLQLLFDRMASKQLKIKLSAINKVLDDAEKKQLADRAVRKWLNELKHTVYKTEDLVYEIHTEAFRCEIEGKPHLLSFFSTTYYAKQINQRIAKILDTLEYIVQQKDLIGLKEVGRVENKSSPRVSIIVPPLEDESGIYGRNADKEAIVNLLLSYADTGNKISVIPIVGMGGLGKTTLAKLAYHDFRVNNLYDIKMWITVSDEFDVFMLTKTILEKVTSRTCSIEYQYDLQLKLKEVLEGKKFLLVLDDVWNENYDHWYALKSPLEFAVFGSKIIVTTRSDSIGSMMGNVPNHCLQIISDEDGWK is encoded by the exons ATGGCTCTGGAATTAGTTGGTGGAGCTTGCCTGTCTGCTTCACTTCAGCTGCTGTTTGATAGGATGGCTTCAAAGCAG TTGAAGATCAAGTTATCGGCCATTAATAAAGTGTTGGATGATGCTGAGAAGAAGCAACTCGCTGATCGTGCTGTGAGGAAATGGCTGAACGAGCTCAAACACACGGTCTACAAGACAGAGGACTTGGTGTATGAGATCCACACTGAAGCTTTCCGATGCGAGATCGAAGGTAAGCCTCATCTACTCAGCTTCTTCTCTACTACATATTATGCTAAGCAAATAAACCAAAGGATAGCCAAGATCCTTGACACACTTGAATATATTGTGCAACAAAAGGATCTGATTGGTTTGAAAGAAGTAGGCCGTGTTGAAAACAAATCTTCACCTAGAGTTTCAATAATAGTACCACCTTTGGAAGACGAATCTGGTATCTATGGTAGGAATGCTGATAAAGAGGCCATTGTTAATTTGTTGCTCTCATATGCTGATACTGGTAATAAGATATCTGTAATTCCCATTGTAGGCATGGGTGGGCTGGGCAAGACCACCCTTGCTAAGCTCGCTTACCATGATTTCAGAGTAAACAACTTATATGACATCAAAATGTGGATTACAGTATCTGATGAGTTTGATGTTTTTATGTTGACAAAAACAATTCTTGAAAAGGTCACTTCTCGAACATGCTCTATCGAGTACCAATATGATCTGCAACTTAAGTTGAAAGAGGTTTTGGAAGGCAAAAAGTTTCTCCTGGTTCTTGACGATGTTTGGAATGAGAATTATGACCACTGGTATGCATTAAAGAGTCCACTTGAATTTGCAGTGTTTGGAAGTAAGATTATTGTGACAACACGTAGTGACAGTATTGGATCGATGATGGGCAATGTTCCAAATCATTGTCTTCAAATAATATCCGACGAAGATGGCTGGAAATGA
- the LOC132803440 gene encoding disease resistance protein RUN1-like, with protein sequence MAAFGGEFCLRLDDNDSKVVSSNARQLSCMGYDRRIKNLEALFENKLLPTWLTNGLESLDVEPMQIMQCLRVLCCIPISPLPDCIGNLKLLRYLDLSWSGIEAIPDTVCTLYNLQTLILKYCDKFRRLPNSIGNLKNLRYLNLSGAAVKQLPETICNLPDLRTLSLSYCGSLSRLPNSMARLTNLRHINIEGTYLEEMPPQMSALKFLEKLSYFIVGKDSGSSIEELEKLSNLRGSLGIKRLENIVNVEDVSVANALMDKKCLTRLSLEWDNDVDDSHKAKKLLFP encoded by the exons atggctgcgtttggag GAGAATTCTGTTTGAGATTGGATGATAATGACTCAAAAGTTGTTTCAAGTAATGCTCGTCAATTATCATGTATGGGATATGACCGTAGAATCAAGAATTTAGAGGCTCTTTTTGAAAATAAGTTATTGCCCACTTGGCTAACAAATGGATTAGAATCATTAGATGTTGAACCGATGCAAATAATGCAATGCCTAAGAGTGCTTTGTTGCATTCCAATCTCGCCGTTGCCCGATTGTATTGGAAATTTAAAGCTTCTAAGGTATTTGGATTTAAGTTGGAGTGGAATTGAAGCAATACCCGATACAGTTTGTACTTTGTACAACTTGCAGACCTTAATATTGAAATATTGTGACAAATTTAGACGTTTGCCTAATTCAATTGGCAATTTAAAAAACCTAAGGTACTTGAACTTGTCTGGAGCCGCTGTTAAACAGTTACCTGAGACGATATGCAATTTGCCTGATCTGCGTACGTTGTCATTGTCATATTGTGGTAGCCTTAGTCGCTTACCAAACAGTATGGCAAGACTGACCAACTTGCGCCACATCAACATTGAGGGGACTTATTTAGAAGAGATGCCACCTCAAATGTCTGCGTTGAAATTTCTTGAAAAACTAAGTTATTTTATCGTAGGCAAAGATAGTGGATCGAGTATTGAAGAGTTAGAAAAGCTTTCAAATTTGCGTGGTAGTCTTGGCATCAAAAGGCTAGAGAATATTGTAAACGTTGAGGATGTTTCAGTGGCAAATGCATTAATGGATAAGAAGTGCCTTACCAGACTGAGTTTGGAGTGGGACAATGATGTTGACGATTCACATAAAGCAAAAAAGCTATTATTTCCTTGA